The following coding sequences are from one Comamonas koreensis window:
- a CDS encoding mechanosensitive ion channel domain-containing protein — MSAFLGSFGTALSPRSPLGALLIGALILGLILIVVLLIRRSVRHVALHLSDTTALQFVSEFAQLLTCVFGFVLYAHLIPELRALGTALLAGVSVVSVVVGMAAQSTLGNVIAGFSLVLYRQIRVGDTIQINSPLGVVTAKVEVISLGFTQLINADGHELIVPNSVMMGNSIIRLSRGL; from the coding sequence ATGAGTGCTTTCTTGGGGTCATTCGGTACCGCTTTATCTCCCAGATCTCCTCTTGGCGCACTATTAATTGGTGCTTTGATTCTGGGATTGATACTTATCGTCGTATTGCTGATCCGTAGAAGTGTCCGGCACGTGGCACTACACCTATCAGACACTACTGCGCTGCAATTTGTGAGCGAGTTTGCACAGCTATTAACTTGCGTCTTTGGGTTTGTTCTCTACGCGCATTTGATACCGGAGTTGAGAGCTTTAGGTACAGCGCTACTTGCAGGAGTAAGCGTGGTGTCTGTGGTAGTCGGGATGGCAGCTCAGAGTACGCTGGGCAACGTAATTGCTGGCTTTTCATTGGTGCTATATAGACAAATTCGTGTTGGGGATACTATTCAAATTAATTCCCCTCTTGGGGTAGTGACCGCTAAGGTTGAAGTCATCTCTCTAGGGTTTACGCAGTTGATTAATGCTGACGGGCATGAATTAATTGTGCCCAACAGCGTAATGATGGGTAATTCTATTATAAGATTGAGCCGCGGTCTCTGA
- a CDS encoding glutamate carboxypeptidase yields MNMKKTLLAIAAAAALSLSVSGCSDSSASSLRYNATLDQASQAEKAAVLQTLQELVNIETGTNDPVGIPQMGNYLEARLQALGANVVRHKAEAGVVGDNIVGTFQGSGTKSLLLMAHMDTVYASGILATAPFKVEGDKAYGAGIADAKGGIAVILHSLGLLKAQNFSKFKTITVMFNTDEEKGSFGSRDLIQKLAASHDYVLSYEPSGLEEGFGTATSGIAYVQAVVHGKASHAGVAPEAGINALTEASALVLRTQDIQDKSKERGFNWTTMTAGGSATNIIPDKAVVNADVRYGKNEDLDLMKGMLDKAASTPHVHGATIDINLTRGRPAFNANDEGVKLIQKAITIYADVGGKSQMYTTRGGGGSDAAYAALSGKPVIEGLGLPGANYHSNLAEYVLTEPIARRLYLSAQLISDLGQGM; encoded by the coding sequence ATGAACATGAAAAAAACCTTGCTGGCCATCGCCGCTGCTGCGGCCCTTTCTTTGAGCGTATCGGGCTGCTCCGACAGCAGCGCCTCCTCGCTGCGCTACAACGCCACGCTGGACCAGGCTTCGCAGGCCGAGAAGGCGGCCGTCCTCCAAACACTGCAGGAGCTGGTCAACATCGAGACAGGTACCAATGACCCCGTTGGCATTCCGCAGATGGGCAACTACCTCGAAGCCCGCCTACAGGCACTCGGCGCCAATGTGGTGCGCCATAAGGCAGAGGCGGGTGTGGTGGGCGACAACATTGTCGGCACTTTCCAGGGCAGCGGCACCAAGAGCCTGCTGCTGATGGCCCACATGGATACCGTGTATGCGAGCGGTATCCTGGCTACGGCGCCTTTCAAGGTCGAAGGCGACAAGGCCTATGGCGCCGGCATTGCCGATGCCAAGGGCGGCATCGCCGTCATCTTGCACAGCCTGGGCCTGCTCAAGGCGCAGAATTTCAGCAAGTTCAAGACCATCACGGTGATGTTCAACACCGATGAGGAAAAGGGCTCCTTCGGTTCGCGCGACCTGATCCAGAAGCTGGCCGCCTCGCACGACTATGTGCTGTCCTACGAGCCTTCCGGCCTGGAAGAAGGCTTTGGCACTGCGACCTCCGGCATTGCCTATGTACAGGCGGTGGTGCATGGCAAGGCATCGCACGCAGGTGTGGCACCGGAGGCGGGCATCAATGCGCTGACCGAGGCCTCGGCCCTGGTGCTGCGCACGCAGGACATCCAGGACAAATCCAAGGAACGCGGCTTTAACTGGACCACGATGACCGCTGGCGGCAGCGCCACCAACATCATCCCGGACAAGGCCGTGGTCAATGCCGACGTGCGCTATGGCAAGAACGAGGATCTGGACCTGATGAAGGGCATGCTCGACAAAGCCGCATCGACGCCCCATGTGCACGGCGCCACCATCGACATCAACCTGACCCGGGGCCGCCCCGCCTTCAACGCCAACGACGAGGGTGTCAAGCTGATCCAGAAGGCGATCACCATCTATGCCGATGTGGGCGGTAAATCGCAGATGTACACCACGCGCGGCGGTGGCGGCTCGGACGCTGCCTATGCCGCGCTGTCGGGCAAGCCAGTCATTGAGGGTCTGGGTCTGCCCGGCGCCAACTACCACTCCAACCTGGCTGAGTATGTGCTGACCGAGCCCATCGCGCGGCGCCTCTACCTGTCGGCACAGCTGATCTCCGATCTGGGACAGGGCATGTAA
- a CDS encoding DUF421 domain-containing protein has protein sequence MFSMSVPWWEFVVRGFVVYAFLLVFLRLTGRRQIGQYDPFDLILLLILSNAVQNSMNAGDNSLIGGLISATTLIACHSIVAQLSYRSRRVSRWVDGIPKRLISNGQVNRQVMDAELLTSDDLKAALRGAGCLHTYEVEQATIETNGQITIVLRNRDSSSGASDAV, from the coding sequence ATGTTCTCTATGAGTGTTCCTTGGTGGGAATTTGTCGTTCGCGGCTTTGTCGTCTACGCATTCCTGCTGGTGTTTCTGCGGCTGACCGGCCGGCGCCAGATTGGGCAATACGACCCCTTCGATCTCATCCTGCTGCTGATCCTGTCCAACGCCGTGCAGAACTCGATGAATGCAGGCGACAACTCGCTGATCGGCGGGCTGATCTCAGCCACGACTTTGATCGCCTGCCACTCCATCGTGGCGCAGCTGAGCTACCGCAGCAGGCGGGTGTCGCGCTGGGTCGATGGCATTCCCAAGCGATTGATATCCAACGGCCAGGTCAACCGCCAGGTGATGGATGCCGAACTCCTCACCAGTGATGACCTGAAAGCGGCGCTGCGCGGCGCAGGCTGCCTGCACACCTACGAGGTGGAGCAGGCGACGATTGAGACCAACGGGCAGATAACGATTGTGCTGCGCAACCGCGACAGCTCCTCGGGCGCGTCGGACGCGGTCTAG